The Campylobacter concisus genome has a window encoding:
- a CDS encoding HyaD/HybD family hydrogenase maturation endopeptidase, with translation MRVLVLGIGNVMFADEGIGVHFVNLMAKNYKFTSSKNELTLMDGGTLALALTHIISEFDYLIVVDCISANGASVGDVYFFDFLNVPNFISWDGSAHEIEMLQTLHLMELAGDRPTTKILGIVPSRIESSNFSLSDEVIKASNILEKTLLEHLKELDFKCEKVANFTLNDTLDDYAKKGLK, from the coding sequence ATGAGAGTGCTAGTTCTTGGCATTGGCAACGTTATGTTTGCTGATGAGGGCATAGGTGTTCATTTTGTAAATTTGATGGCTAAAAACTATAAATTTACAAGTTCTAAAAACGAGCTTACTCTAATGGACGGGGGCACTTTAGCCCTCGCTCTAACTCACATAATAAGCGAATTTGACTATCTTATCGTCGTTGATTGCATTAGCGCAAATGGCGCAAGCGTGGGCGATGTTTATTTTTTCGACTTTCTAAACGTACCAAATTTTATCAGCTGGGACGGCTCGGCTCACGAAATCGAGATGCTTCAAACCCTTCATCTAATGGAGCTTGCAGGCGATAGACCGACAACCAAAATCTTAGGCATCGTGCCTAGCCGCATAGAGTCATCAAATTTTAGCCTCTCAGATGAAGTGATAAAAGCTTCTAACATCCTAGAAAAAACGCTACTTGAACACTTAAAAGAGCTTGATTTTAAGTGCGAAAAGGTGGCAAATTTCACCCTAAACGACACCCTCGATGACTACGCTAAAAAAGGTTTAAAATGA
- the cybH gene encoding Ni/Fe-hydrogenase, b-type cytochrome subunit: MSHKNPDRISEYEFSIGVRLTHWIRFIAITLLIVSGYYISYVFMSPEITSEPTNFMQAKWRLAHQVAGFVLIAVFIFKFYLFVFDKHSKKEWMSVLDFLSPKVWIAQIKYYIFMGPHPHLRGVYNPLQFASYFFFYVILALICLTGLVLYAHVYHEGLGGAIYEPARYFEELMGGLANVRTIHRICMWIIMIFVPIHVYMAIFNAVKGKNGAMDAIVSGYKFVKEH; this comes from the coding sequence ATGTCACATAAAAATCCTGACAGGATCAGCGAATACGAATTCTCCATCGGCGTTAGGCTGACACACTGGATTAGATTTATAGCTATCACGCTTTTGATTGTGAGCGGCTACTACATCTCTTATGTCTTTATGAGTCCAGAGATCACGAGCGAGCCTACAAATTTCATGCAAGCAAAGTGGCGTTTGGCGCACCAGGTCGCTGGCTTTGTGCTAATAGCGGTATTTATCTTTAAATTCTATCTATTTGTCTTTGATAAGCACAGCAAAAAAGAGTGGATGAGCGTGCTTGACTTTTTAAGTCCAAAAGTTTGGATAGCGCAGATAAAATACTACATCTTTATGGGGCCACACCCGCATTTAAGGGGCGTTTATAACCCATTGCAGTTTGCCTCATACTTTTTCTTTTACGTCATCTTGGCACTCATATGCCTAACTGGCTTAGTGCTTTACGCTCACGTTTATCACGAGGGACTTGGCGGAGCGATCTACGAGCCAGCGAGATACTTTGAAGAGCTTATGGGCGGACTAGCAAATGTTAGAACGATACATAGAATTTGCATGTGGATCATCATGATATTTGTGCCTATTCACGTTTATATGGCGATATTTAACGCCGTTAAAGGCAAAAATGGAGCGATGGACGCCATCGTTAGTGGCTATAAATTTGTAAAAGAACACTGA